ccaacagaagattatatgacactgccatgtccaacacttgaaactccatggtgaacttgatcggaccaattgttaattcaagtacgatgtcacccactgtgtctgtaccacctccatcaaaccctcgaacatatatgttgttcttgtgaattttgtcaccatcgaccttcagtttgttcaatgtggtcaaaggacagatattggcactggacctaTTATCAATCAGtgctcgagtgactaccgagtcttcacacttcacggtcaaatagagggctctattatgttctgtaccctccacgggcaactcatcgtctgaaaaagtgaccctgttgacctcgaaaatcttgtttgctattttctccagatggttcacaaagatcttatccggaacatgggcttcgttcagaattttcaccAATACCCCgaggtgctcatctgaatggatcaacaaggataacaatgagatctgtgccggggtcttcctcaactgctccataatggagtaatcttgcgcattcattttctttaaaaattcttctgcctcttcctcggtaactggattctttgtcacTACTGGATTGgtccttcttaactctgcgggagcaaaacaccttcccgaacgagttagaccttgggcttcacacacttctcctttgacttatttccctttgtaaatcaccgtcacccgttcataattccaaggaacagccttgttgttgatcactggaagctgagttaccggttttataataacaggctctgtgcgaccacccttcacgaccacaacaggtttacttgcaacccctggtactaccactttagctttctcgggTTTCTCTACAACAAGGCTCGAcaaccctctctcggctaccacagctggcttatcatctacccctctcaactggaccactgatttcccactggttactttttcctttgggCTGGTTTTGCTGGAacagatcatcattaccgtctgtgagggcttcctgggctccccctctttatgtatcaactcaatcatgtgtgtctcatggtgagctggcagtagATTCTGATTAATATTCGGTGCTTTTGGGGCTTGAACCTCTATccgatgagtatcgataagctcttCCACAACTGTTTtcagcttccaacatttctctgtatcatgccctggggcccctgaacagtactcacaactcactgagtggtcaagatttctaggaggaggatttggcattttaggctcaattggattcagcatgcccaactgcctcaacctgtgaaaaagactggtatatgattcccccagtggagtgaaagtcttttgctttagtaacctctcattcttaaaggcttgatttggtcAGAAACCCGTCCCGgagggatttctgtaggctcttgggggtggatacgTGTTTTGcagagctgggtatggattttgtggagatgGCGCACACCATTGTGTgtgtgccggagtttgggtatatgtttgtgcatgatggacagaaaaatggggatctggcggtgggtagtaatgttatggagggctatatggagtatgggggtaattttggtggtagggtcatggttggctatagtagggtgacgggcctctagatccgaaccaggctccggactcaacagtcgtggcatcttctttcttcttcttcccaagtacacccccagtgccactttggatggcctgagtggttgccttgatcgctgaatagaTCATGATTtggttggacttaagcccctcctcgaccatgcctcccatttttacaacctcattaaaagacttgccaattgcggacaccaaatgaccaaagtaagttggctccagagcctgcaaaaagtaatcgaccatctcgctttctttcattgggggatctacccttgctgcttgctccctccaccggaaaccatattctctaaagcttttactgtgcttcttttccagtttggtcagggacagtcggtccagaatgatctcaagattatattgaaagtgacaagcgaatgcttgggccaagtcgtcccacgtgtaccacctgctatgatcttgtctggtgtaccattctaacgccgatccacttaagcttggctgaaatacgccatgagtaattcatctcttccgcccgctcccctcatcttgctacaaaaacctctcagatgGGCCGctggatcaccgtgtccgttgtacaagtcgaacttgggcattttgaaccctgccggtagttgtacatttgggaacaaacacaggtctttgtaagctacacttacctgacctcctaaccctctcatatccctgaacgattgttctatgcttttcatttttctgaacatctcttcctgttcaggatttttgtccagtttttctactTTCCctggtaggtcagaatgtggatcatgtgAATAGGCTTCAGGCGCTTTGAATgtaagctccgggggataatactggttgtcctgtgcttggaacacaggttcactcggggatttatggagtgcagttggtggagatgccacaaagacaggggtgattggcggaggagggtatggaattgattttggtagtggagcttgtggcgtatgagaagtagtgccatggtagtgttgataaatgggaaaacctggatcggtggcgggatgatcctgagactgagctaatggtggggtaagggtcgggttggctgggtaagctggcggtgatttccctttggaccaggcctggtacatttcggccatctgttgcttaagcttgagcatctcctctttcattttataaacgtccaactcctctacctcaacactagtgtcgacatctgggatagacatgatttccggtattggtcccttcgatctggtttggtaatggtaatgtgccagtatcctctaaataaactaactgcttgaattctcagGCAATCAACAAACTTATTAGTTttcagagtttaacacatatacaaTTACACATTGGGATGTAATGcatctaggcaattaaccattttctatcatgcatttgcttcggctgcgtgcgtcattccggcctctcataattgtgccccttatTTTAAGCTtccttctttattattttttcatcttccctttttctttttagtggtggtctaatcctatagagattacctacgtatcatgtccccgcatgaatcagaccgtacGTAGTTCTGTCACGAGTGCGGAAAATagagacaccatttttggatttttcaatcttcattagcaaaacgttttattacaaggcaaaatatttttgaaaggaaactgacaggcttgatacagactacagactttatgaaaaaagagaaatacaaactccaacggacagtagactctgaagacaaggaaaatacagactcaaactatgaatgtctcaaagttttgaattttggcgcccgcggggcgtcgttcggccttgccgcgggctttggtgcaaggcccctttgcagatctttcaaatcttccatgatctggtggacataaatcattattgaagcaaagaaggtggtacggtacatatcctcacaagctaggcactttatggtgatgtagtgctcGATATcatcgattcttcccttgattttgtccctttccataagcaatcgctctatttgttgattccgcgtccccAGCACTTGAGCATTTTAAAAGAGTttatcctgaaactcattcatctatttcttcattcgggccatcagatcatagtagcgcttcctatctgttctggcatctcgggcttgtctgaagatccgctcttcgtagtccctcttcatttgttgcatgaACCGTACTTGCTCTTCtgtcttctttatccatttcacctggattctcgctagaccagctttagatttttccaggtcttcttgatactcgatgactttcttctttagaccgtttatgagccttttaTCAGCCCGACTTCTCTCTTGGCTTCtggtagctattttcatttcctggattTGAGTTTTGAGGACCTCATTTTCTTGAGCTAGTTTTCTCctttctccctcatctgcagcgatatgcaaatctttctcaaatttcaaatccataacttgcttctccaacttgcctattgtaaccctgtactcgtgttctttagccaacaaatcccactgttcttgcgatgccttGACGAaatcctggagatggggtcttttagccagcctttcgtgctcaagttctctcatgtaccaagcaaggtatcctggcgccacttcgcctttgacccaatcctgcacgcaagtatctgcttttaaatattggtaTTCACTCCAAATCTAACGGACTCTTGCTTCAAGAAACTGTCCGTCAAgactaatctcaattacttgagcactaagatctgtaagcacgtgatttttgcttcatagacagtcactccaaaagaaaaataaaaatagtgacaaaggaCCTCGTTGTACAATTTTCGATTTTCCGTAACGTGTGCTGTTAGTCatgtgtggttctgtccattttgctATTTTTAACATTAtcgaacaaaatacaaaatgtgtatggCATGgttcggtcattaaaagaaaattcacaaaaatattctagggtgtgatctaacctatttaaatattttgatatgtgtgtgataattgtgttaagtgttaaaTTAATGTTTAtttgaatttcatttttttttattttttagttttaaaattagaaaaaaaaagaagaaaaaagaatgaagaaaaacggtttgggccaagaaaggaaaccaaaaataggcccaaactaATTCAATCTGatccagtccaaaccaggcctcagacaaaccccccccccccaaacgacgccgtataaaggcgtttgatctgagccgtccgtccaggccaatccaacggcccaggacCCCCCTTTagcaacccgtttccaaacccgacccagctACCGGTTCAGCCcagcccctcacttaaaccaaacgaccccgtctcacttctcaccatcagatccaagccgttgagatcatctgatctaacggctcagatccaatcccctactccgtatataagctttccctcacaccccacgccccctatccgaaccccacccttcactcgtctccttccccaagccctgaaaccccccaaaccctaacgccgccctgatatccctttcactagaacccggcggcatgaacgccggtgaccacccccttcacaccaccgatacatccaaccaccctgaacacgaatccactagccATGTACCTcaaatcacctcctatcgtctcgaatctggatttgaagattcgagacaaaactcgatttataccaaacctcaccatcttcgtatcagacactcccatgacttccctcgtgaccaaactaagcttggtttggtccgaatctacccacaacttctaaaaaaaccagatctgaaaatccagaccctagaacacatgaacctgtggaatccggccagtcttgacaggggtctgaggtctaatagaccttaatcaaggtgttctcgtgtgagaacaccctgattaaagtttgttcggcctcaaatggtcaaagttgagtcagttTTGGTTCAGTTTGGTTTAGAcattttttcggtaagtttttctttcccttttgttttattcaactgctaattaagtcgttagcatgccttgttgtgattgtttgttattttctgatagttttcttaatttcttccatctctgtcaaagaccttttatttggtcgattgttttctgtgtatgatttgaatgtatcctatgataagcatgtccgattaggatagtcgtcgcatgaataatttatataggttcccagtgattgaccaaagttgtctgaagccctttaggtccatgtacgtattgtttatatgagcgactgattgttacctgttataattagtatagtcgacttgataaatatcgtcgattaacttcctacgactaAATGTTCAAATACTCTAATACGTACAACCTCACTTGACTGAAtggacctgtattgtgatttgaatgttggacattatctatgaatgctagtttgtaactgcattgtaaacaattaaaaggaccaggctagggcagttctgaaatggaactttcagaagttcaaaatgtcctGAGGCTGCAGTGATGCaggacagtaataatcaagggctaacaggggtagtctggggtttgaaaagaacagaaaaggcttagtttaaatgagctgacaagtagggtactaatttaaggattaaactaatgctcaatggggaacaagacacaagagtatggggctttaaaatgaataataaaatgagcccataactcttgattaaagaataaaccaggcgtggggaacaaatggttGGCATCAAAAGATGTTTAGGCATGGGATTTAAgaagtatgggcagtctgcaagtgggaggatccaggcagcttagctgcactgggtcgtttggcttataaataggccatttcagaacttaaaaggggctggacttttagtcttcagagaaaaaaaaacaaaacagaaagagaTTTCAGAATACTGTGAGGAGTATCATTTGAAAACTGTGTAAGATTTCAAGTGGTTCAAGCTGCCTTTGCTGAGTGTTGTTGGCTGTTTGCTGAGCTTTTGTGGTTATTGATTTTCTGCTGTTACGGCATTGAACATTCTGGTTTTTCTTGGCTGCATCGtattactcttttctgggatcacttgtttggtgctcgaccatctgttggtatttctttgttctggaaattgttgctggttgtctgtggactgtgggaaaacacttgtggttgttggtttgttgctgtgtggttgctgtgtatctgctgttgctgtgtttattgcatactgcccagctgatcattcctttcttctttgttctctataccaggtacacaaccaatgcactgtcaaatgtaattggaaaattgagcatgaatacaaatgaaaagacctgaagaatgtcttttatacataGAGTGTTACATTAAGTATTCATGTAATGtagaataattttatttttgttaggATGCTGGAAGTAGCTTGCCTGTCTAATAAACGTCAATGTAGGACAATTGAATGTAAGTCTATATACGCATGTGGTTAGGTAAAACATTCCCAATACTATAGGTTGCATCCCAGATTCGGTTTAATCGCGCAACATGTCGTTTAATACATACTAAGCATAAAATTATCCATTCCTAGCTAAGCTCGTCTCCCTTGGATGAATTGTTTCGCTATAATTAGTAATCAGCCACACCTACAGGACAAAGACACAAGTTTATGGTCTCAACCTCACGGAGGTTGGGCCTAGGTAGAAACGGACCAGGCAGATCCGCATCAGATGGACAGTGGCCCAAGTCTGGCCCATCACgtatgagctggatttgggcccataatgttcgattatctgcccacgtgcatggccatgttttcttattctgcaaaggcactcggaattccgttataaataatctgcaagcatgtaattaactaagactatttctgttttcaattagtagagacaaaaatgcgacaagaaacgtagttgctataggatatcctttaaaaataagaatgagatgagcctcgccgaataaaaacacaaattgcggggccctcagtaaatacttgtttaaaattacttagaattcagggggtcatttagcgaatttcacggcctccgcaaaataataacgcgatagtctctttaggcgcgtgtttaataatttacttttttaagctcgggtgtgcatttcatgcgacccaaatccaaatctcaaaacatcaaataaaatgcgtttcggattgcgggtgcatttcatgtgacacagtccaaagacatattttaagcgatgttcacatttttaaaataataataacaaagtggcaaaagttaaaattggcacattggttcataattgtatttaaaatcagataaataagccgaatatgacagttgagcgaccgtgctagaaccacggaactcgggaatgcctaacaccttctcccgggttaacagaattccttatccggatttctggtacgcagactgtaatatggagtcattcttttcctcgattcgggattaaaattggtgacttgggacaccctaaatctcccaagtggcgactctgaaataaataaacaaatcccgtttcgattgtcctttaattggaaaaactcccctacgccctcccaggtgcggaaaaaggaggtgtgacagctctggcgactccgctggggataaaagtttacacccagaaccactggttcagggttaagaattcgagcttaaaatatctgtgttaattggctttatttactatatgattttcaactgtttatatgctaatatgctaaatgttgctttttaccgctttaatattatttgaattgtgaatatatacaactgttacgaaacccccttctttctgagtcttctgaatttatggtgtacacgtgcgcgtgacccacctttctgttaaagtcataccaaataagacggagttgggacaagtaactaggccgggcagactttcgtgctcccggtacgttgcccccgcttcggctcaaactgtccgtttgggtaagccaggtttagaacaatcaacctaaggttttacacttagaataactcagccatgtaccggatccctagtaggaacgaatatttgcatcatatgcatttggccttggagactcaacacaggggttgggtctgtctaggacaggtgaacccaaaataaaaagaccatcatgatgcatcctacttgttacttgtgcattcatttgcctcgaacatgcttgttgaccagcttaaatgaaatcatggtaagaactgaagaataaaatgagttgtttttaaaataataataataataataataatataaaaaataataataaaaaaaaataaaaaaatatgaaaaaataataaaaattaaaaataaaaaggtaaaatatagttttcaaatcttgaaataaaggtatttaatcttgaaaggtatttaatcttgaaaatagtttgaaaattcccaaaaatagttttaaatcttgaaaatagttttgactgaaaatgattagagtatgttttcaaaatgagtcttgactttattaaattaaatttcagatacaaaatgagcaccacacaaaacccctcctccgcaaatacagaagagtttctattccagcttcaaatgtggtggtgtgaattaggcgaagatggtcaaaagtgggtcatcaagcatttgggaaatctcccggacattatgaaagttaaaccccgtgatgatctgattgcggcattagtaactttttgggaccctgttcacaatgtctttcgtttctctgacttcgagctcactcctacattagaggaggtagctggatatgctggttttgacgaaagtttaaggaatcaaagcttgatattcacaaaggctccctcggtacatcgattcttcggtcttctgaacatcagcagtcaaatcaggaaaagcaatgtcgtcaacggatgttgttctttcaactttttgtattcaaggttcggaaagtcagatgggttcgaaattcatgagaaaggccttactaacaaacaagacaaagacgcatggcaggttcaccgtcgcttcgccttcatggtggcttttctaggaatcatggtcttcccgaacaaagagcgaacaatcgatattcgcaccgcaaaagttgtgcaaatcctcaccaccaaggaaaaccacacccttgtccccatcattctctcagacatttatcgggctttgactttatgtaaagcaggagcgaaagtcttcgaaggatgcaaaattttgttgcaaatgtggttgattgaacatctccaacaacagcccaagatcatatagtatgggccaagcaacgataattacatcgagggttatgaggaaagagtgaaaaattatcaggttccagaagggatagaagcatgggtatctcggctaagggctctaacggcaaatcaaattgaatggactctgggatggctcccgatgagggaagtgatacatatgtcaaactcaaatagttatctgctactattgggattgagaagcatccagccgtatgcgccattgagagtcctaagacaactaggaagatatcaagtagttcctgatgatgaagatttgagtacgcaagaaatcgaattacacccagaggccactattcctgaggcgttacttcagcagatgtggaatggatgtcgatacttgaaaagcgatactcaagtccccgacactacaaagggtgagataaatcctggatatgcaaggtggttcgagaaacggtctcgcgtagatgatgtaccagagcctgagctaagaaggccaaataaaagaccccatattcaaagctttaatgataaaatccaagagcggttgatctggggagaaaaagagaaggggtaaaaagcaactatccatgccctaaaggaaaatctaaggaacctcagtctaGAGAAGgctttgcaagcacaagaagctgaaggcgagaagaagagtctagcctgcaagaatgaaagtcttcatgctcgatttctgagaatgaaaaaggcttccgaaacgccaatgaggaattggaaggatcaaaaaaccatcgccaatctttttgatagaatgcaagattatgattccgttcttgctgcaaaagaaagggcattgagcaaagcgaaagaaaggatccaacagttaaacgaagaagccagatctgataaggaacgccaagataggcaatccgagaaagacagggcacaattcaagaaggaaaaagaccattggatacgatcagaagaccaacttcgtgcacaactagaagaggcaagaaggtacagagagcatcaacaagcggacactgatagagaaagagcgcagatgagattagagcaggccagactccgagctctattagagtcagccctagatcgtgaaggccgtatccgagatatagccaccactcgccagcagcagttgcagaatcaaggccaacatctccaagatttcagggcacagatccacgacctggcggtctacacctctcaaagttatgtaaactgccaaggaatggattatgaaaggtttacagagtatgcacccacctttgcccgtcatctagcagtggagttggaaaggatgtatcgaacattgggaggtcatccgggtcaagccccgccttgagcaaaggatctaataatttacaacacaagtggaaagtggggcacgttacgagatgttaagaattgt
The Nicotiana sylvestris chromosome 11, ASM39365v2, whole genome shotgun sequence DNA segment above includes these coding regions:
- the LOC138880734 gene encoding uncharacterized protein, whose translation is MRELEHERLAKRPHLQDFVKASQEQWDLLAKEHEYRVTIGKLEKQVMDLKFEKDLHIAADEGERRKLAQENEVLKTQIQEMKIATRSQERSRADKRLINGLKKKVIEYQEDLEKSKAGLARIQVKWIKKTEEQVRFMQQMKRDYEERIFRQARDARTDRKRYYDLMARMKK